In Gemmata obscuriglobus, a single genomic region encodes these proteins:
- a CDS encoding response regulator — translation MTPIRVLLADDHEVVRTGLRTLFDGHPDIEVVGDTADGAEAVRRTLELRPDVAVMDFSMPGLTGAGAAGRLRAAAPETKVLVVSAYEDHGFVSQALQAGARGYVLKRSAAEELVQALRAVAAGGVYLEPRLAAQLAEGPAAAPPDSAEALSQREHEVLRLLALGYANKEIGARLRISVKTVETYKTRGMEKLNLRSRVELVRYAFERGWLRAADREAPGTGQQMADVPSAFS, via the coding sequence ATGACCCCGATCCGAGTTCTTCTGGCCGACGACCACGAGGTGGTGCGCACCGGCCTGCGCACCCTGTTCGACGGTCACCCCGACATTGAGGTGGTCGGGGACACGGCCGACGGTGCCGAGGCGGTCCGTCGCACCCTGGAGCTGCGCCCGGACGTTGCTGTCATGGACTTCTCGATGCCGGGGCTCACCGGGGCCGGGGCCGCCGGCCGGCTCCGGGCAGCGGCGCCCGAAACCAAGGTGCTGGTGGTGTCCGCGTATGAGGATCACGGGTTCGTGTCCCAGGCGCTCCAGGCCGGGGCCCGCGGGTACGTGCTGAAGCGGTCCGCGGCCGAGGAGCTGGTGCAGGCGCTCCGGGCGGTCGCGGCCGGCGGGGTGTACCTGGAGCCGAGACTCGCCGCCCAACTCGCCGAGGGGCCGGCCGCGGCCCCCCCCGACTCGGCGGAGGCCCTTAGCCAGCGCGAGCACGAGGTGCTCCGGCTCTTGGCACTCGGGTACGCGAACAAAGAGATCGGCGCCCGGCTGCGGATCAGTGTGAAGACGGTGGAGACGTACAAGACCCGTGGCATGGAGAAGCTGAACCTGCGCAGCCGGGTCGAGTTGGTGCGCTACGCGTTCGAACGGGGCTGGCTCCGGGCCGCCGATCGGGAAGCGCCCGGCACCGGTCAGCAAATGGCCGACGTGCCATCAGCTTTTTCCTGA
- a CDS encoding four-helix bundle copper-binding protein: MRVFFACVLVVAAVMAAGASGTSAQPPVGQPKGTRHDAAFESCAKACNDCEQVCTSCATHCADLLAQGQKDHQKTLATCRDCATTCAAAARIVAAKGPFADLICTACADACKRCGDACDQFKDDPMMKQCADECRRCEKVCRDMPARTGAKGK, from the coding sequence ATGCGCGTCTTCTTCGCTTGTGTGCTGGTCGTAGCCGCCGTCATGGCGGCCGGAGCTTCTGGCACGTCCGCCCAGCCCCCCGTGGGCCAGCCTAAAGGTACCAGACACGACGCCGCGTTCGAGTCGTGCGCGAAGGCGTGCAACGACTGCGAGCAGGTTTGCACGTCCTGCGCGACCCACTGTGCCGACCTTCTGGCACAGGGCCAGAAGGACCACCAAAAGACGCTCGCCACTTGCCGGGATTGTGCCACCACCTGCGCGGCCGCGGCCCGGATCGTGGCCGCCAAGGGGCCGTTCGCGGACCTGATCTGCACCGCGTGCGCGGACGCGTGCAAGCGGTGCGGCGACGCGTGCGATCAGTTCAAAGACGACCCGATGATGAAGCAGTGCGCCGACGAGTGCCGCCGGTGCGAGAAGGTGTGCCGTGACATGCCCGCCCGCACCGGCGCGAAGGGCAAATGA
- a CDS encoding YihY/virulence factor BrkB family protein, which translates to MSAEPTTAGNDCPRPTLWGAAREAGATLYAAARAWLDDDAMRLSAAVAMYTILSLSPLLVITIKVLALVFGEEAASGQVRRQVEQFLGPTGARAVEGMVTETVRPGAGLLATAASVGVLLFTASGVFAELRDSLNALWGVAPRPGRGWWAAVRDRFQSIGMVFAVGFLLLVSQAVTTALAVMSEFVAGGAGRVASATDLFVSTLVVAILFGLIFRLLPDVELRWRDTLFGAAVTAALFKVGQYLLALYFTYGSTASVYGAAGSFVVVLLWVYYSCWILFYGAELIQVRLRRQGRQIAPSAEARRRGAHDPGPED; encoded by the coding sequence GTGAGCGCTGAACCGACGACCGCGGGCAACGACTGCCCTCGGCCCACCCTCTGGGGCGCCGCCCGTGAGGCCGGGGCCACCCTGTACGCCGCCGCCCGCGCGTGGCTCGACGACGACGCCATGCGGCTGTCGGCCGCGGTCGCGATGTACACCATCCTGTCGCTGTCGCCGCTGCTGGTCATCACCATCAAGGTGCTGGCGCTGGTGTTCGGTGAGGAGGCCGCGAGCGGGCAGGTGCGGCGCCAGGTCGAGCAGTTCCTCGGCCCGACCGGGGCACGCGCGGTCGAGGGAATGGTGACGGAGACCGTGCGCCCCGGGGCCGGGCTGCTCGCGACCGCGGCGAGCGTCGGCGTGCTGCTGTTCACTGCGTCGGGCGTGTTCGCCGAGCTACGGGACTCGCTGAACGCGCTGTGGGGCGTCGCCCCGCGGCCCGGGCGCGGGTGGTGGGCGGCCGTTCGCGACCGGTTCCAGTCGATCGGCATGGTGTTCGCAGTTGGGTTCTTGTTGTTGGTCTCGCAGGCGGTCACGACCGCGCTTGCGGTTATGAGCGAGTTCGTAGCAGGCGGGGCCGGGCGGGTCGCCTCCGCAACCGACTTGTTCGTCTCGACGCTCGTCGTGGCGATCCTGTTCGGGCTGATCTTCCGGCTGCTCCCGGACGTCGAGCTGCGGTGGCGCGACACGCTGTTCGGGGCCGCCGTGACCGCGGCCCTGTTCAAGGTCGGGCAGTACCTGCTGGCGCTGTACTTCACTTACGGCTCGACGGCCTCGGTGTACGGGGCCGCCGGGTCGTTCGTGGTGGTGCTGCTGTGGGTGTACTACTCGTGCTGGATCCTCTTCTACGGCGCCGAACTGATCCAGGTCCGGCTCCGGCGGCAGGGGCGGCAGATCGCCCCGTCGGCCGAGGCCCGGCGCCGCGGGGCGCACGACCCCGGGCCGGAGGATTAA
- a CDS encoding DUF2254 domain-containing protein: protein MSVRGALLNRWDQVRNGYWFLPLVMAVGSVALSFGALELDTYLIGRLGDVGWLYSGSAEGARSVLTTIATSMIGLAGVVFSITTVTLTLAAKQFGPRIFRNFMRDTGTQVVLGTFTGTFLYCLLVLRQVHGSDGGVGGFVPQVSMLLAVVLAVCGLGVLIYFIHHVAASIQTPNVLAAVAGDLRAAIEELYPEPIGRDGPGDGDAALPAQVPERFDAEAVPVRAGAGGYVRRIEAGALLAAARDADVVVRVERRPGAFVAAGDALLLVWPADRAGREVIERLRSAVAVGGQRTPVQDVTFPIEQLVEVAALALSPGVNDLATATMCIDRLGEGLGQLAGRRVPSAYRADADGRLRVVAPPIDLTAALGPALDPIRLNGRGQPGIMAHLLGALAGVAGRAGAADAAVVLGHAVLAHAQAAEGATEYDRKKLGDALDRVRAAAAGRASEGGWE from the coding sequence ATGTCGGTGCGCGGGGCGCTTCTCAACCGGTGGGACCAGGTGCGCAACGGCTACTGGTTCCTGCCGCTTGTGATGGCGGTCGGATCCGTGGCCCTCAGCTTCGGGGCGCTCGAACTCGACACCTACCTCATCGGACGGCTCGGGGACGTCGGCTGGTTGTACAGCGGGAGCGCCGAGGGCGCGCGATCGGTGCTGACCACCATCGCGACCTCGATGATCGGACTGGCCGGCGTCGTGTTCTCCATCACCACAGTCACACTCACCCTCGCGGCCAAACAGTTCGGGCCGCGGATCTTCCGCAACTTCATGCGCGACACCGGCACCCAGGTGGTGCTCGGCACGTTCACCGGCACGTTCCTGTACTGCCTGCTGGTGCTCCGACAGGTGCACGGGTCTGACGGCGGCGTTGGCGGGTTCGTGCCGCAGGTGAGCATGCTCCTCGCGGTGGTCCTGGCGGTGTGCGGGCTGGGAGTGCTGATTTACTTCATTCACCACGTCGCGGCCTCAATTCAGACCCCGAACGTGCTGGCCGCGGTAGCGGGCGACCTGCGCGCCGCGATCGAGGAACTGTACCCGGAGCCGATCGGCCGGGACGGACCGGGCGACGGCGACGCGGCGCTCCCCGCGCAGGTGCCGGAGCGGTTCGACGCGGAGGCGGTGCCGGTGCGGGCCGGGGCCGGCGGGTACGTGCGGCGGATCGAGGCCGGCGCGCTGCTCGCCGCGGCCCGGGACGCGGACGTCGTGGTCCGGGTCGAGCGGCGCCCCGGCGCGTTCGTCGCCGCGGGCGACGCGCTGCTGCTCGTGTGGCCCGCGGACCGCGCCGGCCGGGAGGTGATCGAGCGGCTCCGATCCGCGGTGGCGGTGGGGGGCCAGCGGACGCCCGTGCAGGACGTCACGTTCCCGATCGAGCAGCTCGTCGAGGTGGCGGCGTTGGCGCTGTCGCCCGGGGTGAACGACCTGGCGACGGCGACCATGTGCATCGACCGGCTGGGCGAGGGGCTCGGGCAACTCGCCGGGCGGCGGGTGCCGTCCGCGTACCGCGCGGACGCCGACGGGCGGCTCCGGGTGGTCGCGCCGCCGATCGATCTGACCGCGGCGCTCGGCCCCGCGCTCGACCCGATCCGCTTGAACGGGCGCGGGCAGCCGGGCATCATGGCCCACCTGCTCGGTGCGCTGGCCGGGGTCGCGGGCCGCGCGGGCGCGGCCGACGCGGCGGTCGTCCTGGGGCACGCGGTGCTGGCCCACGCGCAGGCGGCCGAGGGCGCTACCGAGTACGACCGCAAGAAGCTGGGCGACGCCTTGGACCGCGTCCGCGCCGCCGCGGCCGGGCGCGCGAGCGAAGGGGGTTGGGAATGA
- a CDS encoding mechanosensitive ion channel family protein: MSDWIRLQGPERAVYLFDTRLVGVNADNGKKLLFTLTLLAFALLLGWVMRALTRAVLRGTANERAAFWARQGVRLAVAVLVLFGTAAIWFDDPTTLTTALGLISAGLAFALQKVVTAFAGYVVILRGKTFNVGDRIAMGGVRGDVIALGFTQTTIMEMGQPPAVQGADPAMWVQSRQYTGRVVTVSNAKIFDEPVYNYTHEFPYLWEELALPIPYAADREKVERILLEVAGRHAVRSDELV, encoded by the coding sequence ATGAGCGACTGGATTCGGTTGCAGGGGCCGGAGCGGGCGGTGTACCTGTTCGACACCCGGCTCGTCGGGGTGAACGCGGACAACGGCAAGAAGCTGCTGTTCACCCTGACCCTTCTCGCCTTCGCGCTCCTGCTCGGCTGGGTCATGCGGGCGCTCACCCGGGCGGTCCTGCGCGGCACCGCGAACGAGCGGGCCGCGTTCTGGGCGCGCCAGGGGGTGCGGCTGGCCGTGGCCGTGCTCGTCCTGTTCGGGACCGCAGCCATCTGGTTCGACGACCCGACCACTCTCACGACCGCGCTGGGGCTGATCTCGGCCGGGCTCGCGTTCGCGCTTCAGAAGGTGGTGACCGCGTTCGCCGGGTACGTCGTGATCTTGCGCGGCAAGACGTTCAACGTCGGGGACCGGATCGCGATGGGCGGGGTGCGCGGGGACGTGATCGCGCTCGGGTTCACCCAGACCACGATCATGGAGATGGGGCAACCGCCCGCGGTGCAGGGCGCGGACCCGGCCATGTGGGTGCAGAGCCGCCAGTACACCGGGCGAGTCGTCACCGTGTCGAACGCCAAGATCTTCGACGAGCCGGTGTACAACTACACGCATGAGTTCCCGTACCTATGGGAGGAGCTGGCCCTCCCCATCCCGTACGCAGCCGACCGCGAGAAGGTCGAGCGGATCCTGTTGGAGGTGGCGGGGCGGCACGCGGTGCGGTCGGACGAGCTGGTATAG
- a CDS encoding IS3 family transposase (programmed frameshift), with amino-acid sequence MAGKRKSHSAAFKAQVALAALKGDKTINELASQHGVHPTLIHGWKKQLLTGAEAVFASGAKGTGPPEDKTTELYEQIGRLKVELDWVKKKSAASAEAKRARIEAEHPELSVRRQCELIGLNRSTVYYEPTPESAENLTLMRLIDEQYTTCPFYGSRRLAAWLGTQGHEVNRKRVQRLLRIMGLEALYPKPKLSVGSGHKVYPYLLRGVAIDRVHQVWSTDITYIPMPTGFMYLAATMDWFSRYVVAWRLSNTLDGSFCQDMLEEALGRGKPEVFNTDQGVQFTAAAWVGRLERAGVAVSMDGRGRCLDNVFVERLWRSVKYEDVYLKGYESVPALESGLRAYFGFYNTERLHQSLDYRTPAQVYGVGATKAPTKQ; translated from the exons ATGGCGGGCAAGCGGAAGAGTCACTCGGCGGCGTTCAAGGCCCAGGTCGCGCTGGCGGCCCTCAAGGGCGACAAGACCATCAACGAACTGGCGAGTCAGCACGGCGTCCACCCGACCCTGATTCATGGGTGGAAGAAGCAGTTGCTCACCGGGGCCGAGGCCGTGTTCGCCTCGGGGGCGAAGGGCACCGGCCCCCCGGAAGACAAGACGACCGAGTTGTACGAGCAGATCGGCCGCCTCAAGGTGGAACTCGACTGGGTGAAAAAAAAATCGGCCGCC TCGGCTGAGGCCAAGCGTGCCCGGATCGAGGCCGAGCACCCGGAGCTGAGCGTCCGGCGCCAGTGCGAGCTGATCGGATTGAACCGCTCGACGGTGTACTACGAGCCGACCCCGGAGAGCGCGGAGAACCTGACGCTGATGCGGTTGATCGACGAGCAGTACACGACGTGCCCGTTCTACGGGAGCCGGCGCCTGGCCGCGTGGCTGGGCACCCAGGGCCACGAGGTGAACCGCAAGCGGGTGCAGCGGCTGTTGCGGATCATGGGGTTGGAGGCCCTGTACCCCAAGCCCAAGCTGTCGGTCGGGTCCGGGCACAAGGTGTACCCGTACCTGTTGCGGGGCGTGGCCATCGACCGGGTCCATCAGGTGTGGAGCACGGACATCACGTACATCCCGATGCCCACCGGGTTCATGTACCTGGCCGCAACGATGGACTGGTTCAGCCGGTACGTGGTGGCCTGGCGACTGTCCAACACGTTGGACGGGTCATTCTGCCAGGACATGCTGGAGGAGGCCTTGGGCCGGGGCAAGCCGGAGGTGTTCAACACGGACCAGGGAGTCCAGTTCACGGCCGCCGCGTGGGTCGGGCGATTGGAGCGGGCCGGGGTCGCGGTGAGCATGGACGGGCGGGGCCGGTGCCTGGACAACGTGTTCGTGGAGCGCCTGTGGCGGAGCGTCAAGTACGAGGACGTGTACCTCAAGGGTTACGAGTCGGTGCCGGCCCTGGAGAGTGGGCTCCGGGCGTACTTCGGGTTCTACAACACCGAGCGGTTACACCAGTCCCTGGACTACCGCACCCCGGCTCAGGTGTATGGCGTCGGAGCCACGAAGGCCCCGACGAAACAGTAG
- a CDS encoding GP88 family protein produces the protein MSVFHFDTPPVTTCPGRSKRCESLCYCRRGRFVFPQVIERLEWCYEQSKRDDFASRMTAEIHRKGCLAVRPHVSGDLYSPGYARKWLEIVTNCPRTKFWLYTRSWRIPGILEVLAELAKLPNLAVWFSADEETGYPPTVPEGVRVAWLMDSDEEPEAADLIFLNHPLRYQDDKRIKLDLICPTETESGRKKGTSCSTCQFCWPD, from the coding sequence ATGTCGGTGTTTCACTTCGACACCCCGCCTGTGACCACCTGCCCCGGACGGAGCAAGCGGTGCGAGTCGCTCTGCTACTGTCGCCGGGGCCGGTTCGTATTCCCCCAGGTGATCGAACGCCTGGAGTGGTGCTACGAACAAAGCAAGCGCGATGACTTCGCCAGTCGCATGACGGCGGAGATCCATCGCAAGGGCTGTCTGGCTGTGCGTCCCCACGTGAGTGGTGACCTGTACAGCCCCGGATACGCGCGGAAGTGGCTGGAAATCGTTACCAACTGCCCGCGCACGAAGTTCTGGCTTTACACCCGGAGCTGGAGGATTCCCGGCATTCTGGAGGTCCTGGCAGAACTGGCCAAGCTCCCGAACCTCGCCGTGTGGTTCTCAGCGGACGAGGAGACGGGTTACCCGCCGACCGTTCCTGAAGGTGTGCGTGTTGCGTGGCTGATGGATTCCGACGAGGAACCCGAGGCCGCGGACCTGATCTTCCTGAACCACCCGTTACGGTATCAGGACGATAAGCGGATCAAGCTCGACTTGATTTGCCCGACCGAAACCGAGTCCGGTCGGAAGAAGGGTACGTCTTGTTCAACTTGCCAGTTCTGCTGGCCTGATTGA
- a CDS encoding helix-turn-helix domain-containing protein, with protein MKQIHFDTKSFSLAIDAARWAKHQSWKQVSEETGVSKSTLCRIQQGKSPDVDTLARLLQWCGMDFKRFILKS; from the coding sequence ATGAAACAGATTCATTTCGATACTAAGTCCTTTTCGCTGGCGATTGATGCGGCGCGATGGGCCAAGCACCAGAGCTGGAAACAGGTCTCCGAAGAAACGGGTGTGTCAAAGTCTACGCTGTGTCGCATTCAGCAGGGTAAATCGCCGGATGTGGACACGCTGGCGAGGCTACTGCAATGGTGCGGAATGGATTTCAAACGATTCATCCTGAAGAGCTAG